In Serratia marcescens subsp. marcescens ATCC 13880, a single genomic region encodes these proteins:
- a CDS encoding Na+/H+ antiporter, translating into MEIFFTILILILVVSLSGVVTRMLPFQVPLPLMQIAIGALLAWPHFGLHVDFDPELFLVLFIPPLLFADGWKTPTREFLHHGREILGLALVLVLITVVGVGYLIYAMVPGIPLVAAFALAAVLSPTDAVALSGIVGKGRIPKPIMGVLEGEALMNDASGLVSLKFAIAVAMGTMVFTVGGATLEFLKVAIGGLLAGVAVTWTYSKSLRVMSRWSGDDPATQIVFLLLLPFASYLIAEHIGVSGILAAVAAGMTISQSGVIRNAPLAMRLRANSVWAMLEFVFNGMVFIMLGLQLPGILETSILQAELDPTIQTWYLFADVATIYAALLVLRFTWLWIMKKASNRFMKKRPLQFGDYSTRELWVASFAGVRGAITLAGVLSIPLLLSDGTAFPARYQLVFIAAGVILLSLIVGVLALPLLLRGVQVADKSASKQEERMAIAMAAEVAIESVNKMEERLVADTEENLDPQVLKEVSSRVTGMLRRRIASKDDIENALAMENLERRFRLTALRAERGELYHLRATQKISNETLQKLLHDLDLLEALLIEREG; encoded by the coding sequence ATGGAAATCTTTTTTACAATCCTCATTTTGATCCTGGTGGTCTCCCTGTCCGGGGTGGTGACGCGCATGTTGCCGTTCCAGGTGCCGCTGCCGCTGATGCAAATCGCCATCGGGGCCCTGCTGGCCTGGCCGCATTTCGGGCTGCACGTCGATTTTGATCCCGAACTGTTCCTGGTGCTGTTCATCCCGCCGTTGCTGTTCGCCGACGGCTGGAAAACGCCGACGCGGGAGTTCCTGCATCACGGGCGTGAAATTCTCGGCCTGGCGCTGGTGCTGGTGCTTATCACCGTGGTCGGCGTCGGTTATCTGATCTACGCCATGGTGCCGGGCATTCCGCTGGTGGCGGCCTTCGCGCTGGCGGCGGTGCTGTCGCCGACGGATGCCGTGGCGCTGTCCGGCATCGTCGGCAAAGGGCGCATTCCCAAGCCGATCATGGGGGTGCTCGAGGGCGAGGCGCTGATGAACGACGCGTCCGGCCTGGTGTCGCTCAAGTTCGCCATCGCGGTGGCGATGGGCACCATGGTGTTCACCGTGGGCGGCGCGACCCTTGAATTCCTCAAAGTGGCGATCGGCGGCCTGCTGGCCGGCGTGGCGGTCACCTGGACCTACAGTAAATCGCTGCGGGTGATGAGCCGCTGGAGCGGCGACGATCCGGCGACCCAGATCGTGTTCCTGCTGCTGCTGCCGTTCGCTTCTTATCTGATCGCCGAACATATCGGCGTCTCCGGCATCCTGGCTGCGGTGGCGGCGGGGATGACCATCAGCCAGTCCGGCGTGATCCGCAACGCGCCGCTGGCGATGCGCCTGCGCGCCAACAGCGTGTGGGCGATGCTGGAGTTCGTGTTCAACGGCATGGTGTTCATCATGTTGGGCCTGCAGCTGCCGGGCATTCTTGAAACCTCCATCCTGCAGGCGGAGCTGGATCCGACCATCCAGACCTGGTATCTGTTCGCCGACGTGGCCACCATCTACGCCGCGCTGCTGGTGCTGCGTTTTACCTGGCTGTGGATAATGAAGAAGGCCAGCAACCGCTTTATGAAAAAGCGTCCGCTGCAGTTCGGCGATTACAGCACGCGTGAGCTGTGGGTGGCGTCGTTCGCCGGGGTGCGCGGGGCGATTACCCTGGCCGGCGTGCTGTCGATACCGCTGTTGCTGAGCGACGGCACTGCCTTCCCGGCGCGCTATCAGCTGGTGTTTATCGCCGCCGGGGTGATCCTGCTGTCGCTGATCGTCGGCGTGCTGGCGTTGCCGCTGCTGCTGCGTGGCGTGCAGGTGGCCGACAAGAGCGCCAGCAAGCAGGAAGAGCGCATGGCGATCGCCATGGCGGCCGAGGTGGCGATCGAGAGCGTGAATAAAATGGAAGAGCGCCTGGTTGCCGATACCGAAGAAAACCTCGATCCGCAGGTGCTGAAAGAGGTCAGCTCGCGGGTGACGGGCATGCTGCGGCGGCGTATCGCGTCGAAAGACGATATCGAGAATGCGTTGGCGATGGAAAACCTCGAGCGGCGTTTCCGCCTGACGGCGCTGCGCGCCGAGCGCGGCGAGCTGTACCATCTGCGCGCCACGCAGAAAATCAGCAACGAGACGCTGCAAAAACTGCTGCACGATCTCGACCTGCTCGAAGCGCTGTTGATCGAACGCGAAGGGTAA
- the lpxO gene encoding lipid A hydroxylase LpxO has translation MVAAIIIGIFIISFLYAHSRGKEKQKLTRQLFDHSTFMGPINMFMTGFSRLPAKQPYFDEKGFPELQTLTDNWQVIREEAVRLQDHIKKAQSHNDAGFNTFFKRGWKRFYLKWYSDSHPSAQTLCPKTVELLNRIPSVKAAMFAELPPGSHLGKHRDPYAGSVRYHLGLMTPNDDRCFIEVDGEQHSWRDGQAVIFDETYVHWAQNATDQTRIILFCDVERPMKWRWAQAVNHWVGATLMSAASSPNDDQDRTGGINRIFKYVNAVRDAGQRLKARNRRGYYLLKWLVIAAIFAAIILPSL, from the coding sequence ATGGTTGCCGCGATCATTATCGGCATTTTTATCATCAGCTTCCTCTACGCACACTCCCGCGGCAAAGAGAAACAAAAGCTTACCCGCCAACTGTTCGATCACTCCACCTTTATGGGGCCGATCAACATGTTTATGACCGGCTTCTCCCGTTTGCCCGCCAAACAGCCCTATTTCGACGAAAAAGGCTTCCCGGAGCTGCAGACGCTGACCGACAACTGGCAGGTGATCCGCGAGGAAGCCGTGCGCTTGCAGGATCACATCAAAAAGGCGCAGTCGCACAACGACGCCGGATTCAACACCTTCTTCAAACGCGGCTGGAAACGTTTTTATCTGAAGTGGTACAGCGACAGCCACCCTTCGGCGCAAACGCTGTGCCCGAAAACCGTCGAACTGCTCAACCGCATCCCATCCGTAAAGGCGGCGATGTTCGCCGAGCTGCCGCCCGGCAGCCATTTGGGTAAACACCGCGATCCTTACGCCGGCTCGGTGCGCTATCACCTGGGGCTGATGACGCCCAACGACGATCGCTGCTTCATCGAGGTGGACGGCGAGCAGCACAGCTGGCGCGACGGCCAAGCGGTGATCTTCGATGAAACCTACGTGCACTGGGCGCAGAACGCCACCGATCAGACGCGCATCATTCTGTTTTGCGACGTCGAGCGGCCCATGAAATGGCGCTGGGCGCAAGCGGTCAACCACTGGGTCGGCGCTACGCTGATGTCGGCGGCCAGTTCGCCGAATGACGATCAGGACCGCACCGGCGGCATCAACCGCATCTTCAAATACGTCAACGCGGTGCGCGACGCCGGCCAGCGCCTGAAGGCGCGTAATCGCCGCGGTTACTACCTGCTGAAGTGGCTGGTGATCGCCGCCATTTTCGCCGCCATCATCCTCCCCAGTCTGTAA
- a CDS encoding YkvA family protein codes for MENKHTTAEDFDDSSFWNKIMRYAKKAGSEVIEKALWLYFAAQRPNTPLWAKTAIYGALAYFVLPIDAIPDVVPVVGYTDDLGVLATALASVGMHIDDEVKNDTKEKMADWFDAK; via the coding sequence TTGGAAAACAAACATACTACAGCAGAAGATTTCGACGACAGCAGCTTCTGGAATAAAATCATGCGTTACGCAAAGAAAGCAGGAAGCGAGGTGATTGAGAAAGCACTTTGGCTTTACTTTGCCGCTCAACGTCCTAATACCCCACTGTGGGCCAAAACAGCCATCTATGGGGCGTTGGCGTACTTTGTATTGCCAATTGATGCGATCCCTGATGTCGTGCCTGTGGTGGGATACACGGACGATCTGGGTGTACTCGCTACCGCTTTAGCTTCTGTTGGCATGCATATCGACGACGAAGTAAAAAATGATACAAAGGAAAAAATGGCTGATTGGTTTGATGCAAAATAA
- a CDS encoding CTP synthase C-terminal region-related (seleno)protein — protein sequence MMKAQVRIALVGDYNPQAVAHQAIPVALQLTAAHLDIDVQPQWLPTETLTSPDVLQDFDAIWVVPGSPYRHDDGAFMAIRHARENDVPFLGSCGGFQYAIIEYARNVMGWHDAGHAETDSGGRLVIAPLSCSLVEKTGDIVFQPGTRVAQAYGCLNTHEGYHCNFGVNPDFVADLERFPLIISGHDAEGDVRAIELPGRRFYVATLFQSERAALRGELSPLVVELIKAAVC from the coding sequence ATGATGAAAGCTCAAGTCCGCATTGCTCTGGTCGGTGATTACAACCCGCAAGCCGTGGCCCATCAGGCCATCCCCGTGGCGCTCCAGCTCACCGCCGCCCATCTCGACATCGACGTGCAGCCCCAGTGGCTACCGACCGAAACCTTGACCTCCCCCGATGTCCTGCAAGATTTCGATGCCATCTGGGTGGTGCCGGGCAGCCCGTATCGACACGACGACGGCGCCTTTATGGCGATCCGCCATGCGCGGGAAAACGACGTGCCGTTCCTCGGTTCCTGCGGCGGCTTTCAGTACGCCATCATCGAGTACGCCCGCAACGTGATGGGCTGGCACGACGCCGGCCATGCGGAAACCGACAGCGGTGGCCGGTTGGTGATCGCCCCGCTGAGCTGCTCGCTGGTGGAAAAAACCGGCGACATCGTTTTTCAGCCTGGCACCCGCGTCGCGCAGGCCTACGGCTGCCTGAACACCCATGAAGGCTACCACTGCAACTTTGGCGTGAATCCGGACTTCGTCGCCGACCTTGAGCGCTTCCCGCTGATTATCAGCGGCCACGATGCCGAAGGCGACGTGCGCGCCATCGAACTGCCGGGCCGGCGTTTTTACGTCGCCACGCTGTTCCAATCAGAACGCGCTGCGTTGCGCGGCGAGCTTTCGCCGCTGGTGGTGGAACTGATCAAAGCCGCCGTCTGCTAA
- a CDS encoding LrgB family protein, producing MNDFILSLACFLATLALYFANKKLYRRRRTLLLMPLVLTPMILVLLLVVTHISYQDYIGETHWLLWLLGPATIAFAVPVYENLHIIRRHWLSLTAGVTTAVLVAVYSSVWLARLLTLPEEVQRSLAVRSITTPFALEAAKQMGGQPDLVALFVVITGVFGMAVGDILFLRLAVRSRLAKGAGFGASSHGAGTARAYELGPQEGVVSSLVMMLAGIITVVAAPLIGRLMW from the coding sequence ATGAATGATTTTATCCTTAGCCTGGCCTGTTTTCTGGCGACGCTGGCGCTCTATTTCGCCAACAAGAAACTCTATCGCCGCCGCCGCACGTTGCTGCTGATGCCGCTGGTGCTGACGCCGATGATTCTGGTGTTGCTGCTGGTGGTCACCCACATCTCCTATCAGGACTACATCGGTGAAACCCACTGGCTGCTGTGGCTGCTGGGGCCGGCGACCATCGCCTTCGCGGTGCCGGTGTACGAGAACCTGCATATCATTCGTCGCCACTGGCTGTCGCTGACCGCCGGGGTGACGACGGCGGTGCTGGTGGCGGTGTACAGCTCGGTGTGGCTGGCGCGCCTGCTGACGCTGCCGGAAGAGGTGCAGCGCAGCCTGGCGGTGCGCTCGATCACCACGCCGTTTGCGCTGGAGGCCGCCAAGCAGATGGGCGGCCAGCCGGACCTGGTGGCGCTGTTCGTGGTGATCACCGGGGTGTTCGGCATGGCGGTGGGCGACATTCTGTTTCTGCGGCTGGCTGTACGCAGCCGCCTGGCGAAAGGGGCCGGCTTTGGCGCATCGTCGCACGGCGCCGGCACCGCCCGCGCCTATGAACTGGGGCCACAGGAGGGCGTAGTGTCGAGCCTGGTGATGATGTTGGCCGGCATTATCACGGTGGTGGCCGCGCCACTTATCGGCCGGCTGATGTGGTAA
- a CDS encoding CidA/LrgA family protein, producing the protein MSLALRRVAPSLLTRLQVPIQVALYAALFLIADRLVQQFHLPLPANIVGMLMLLALILLRILPLSWVKAGSRWLLAEMLLFFVPAVVAVVNYAQLLMVEGWKIFLVIAISTMLTLGATGLVVDRVYRLEIWLQRRKQRHE; encoded by the coding sequence ATGTCTCTGGCGTTACGCCGCGTTGCCCCCTCCCTGCTGACCCGTTTGCAGGTACCGATCCAGGTGGCGTTGTATGCGGCGCTGTTCCTGATCGCCGATCGTCTGGTGCAACAATTCCACCTGCCGCTCCCCGCCAATATCGTCGGCATGCTGATGCTGCTGGCGCTGATCCTGCTGCGCATTCTGCCGCTCAGCTGGGTCAAGGCCGGCTCCCGCTGGCTGCTGGCGGAAATGCTGCTGTTTTTCGTGCCGGCGGTGGTGGCGGTGGTCAACTATGCCCAGCTGCTGATGGTCGAGGGCTGGAAGATCTTTCTGGTGATCGCGATCAGCACCATGCTGACGCTGGGCGCCACCGGGCTGGTGGTGGACAGGGTGTATCGGCTGGAGATTTGGCTGCAGCGGCGGAAGCAGCGCCATGAATGA
- a CDS encoding LysR family transcriptional regulator — MDVRTLRYFVEVVRQQSFTRAAEKLFVTQPTISKMLRHLEEELECTLLIREGRKLRLTDSGQAVYQRGLTILDEFRQLEAELEDISSVKKGVLRLGIPPMVGRQIADLIRRFRQTYPGIELKISELGGLSVEQAVMSGELDLAMTVLPFDSAQPLTFLPLLGHPMCVVAPRTPQWLNRTRINIAELADSPILIYNEDFALYKMLMKAFRQAGFEPQIAVRSGQWDFLASMVQAGVGIAMLPEPVCRWLDKENLVWLPLEPRMEWKIGLIWRQGSYLSHSAQAWIACCRDYWPPLK; from the coding sequence GTGGATGTCCGCACCCTGCGCTACTTCGTTGAAGTGGTGCGCCAGCAAAGCTTCACCCGCGCGGCGGAAAAACTGTTCGTCACCCAGCCCACCATCAGCAAAATGCTGCGGCATCTGGAGGAAGAGCTGGAATGCACGCTGCTGATCCGCGAAGGCCGCAAGCTGCGCCTGACCGACAGCGGCCAGGCGGTGTACCAGCGCGGCCTGACGATCCTCGACGAATTCCGCCAGCTGGAGGCGGAACTGGAAGACATCAGCTCGGTGAAAAAGGGCGTGCTGCGGCTGGGCATTCCGCCGATGGTCGGCAGGCAGATCGCCGATCTGATCCGCCGCTTTCGCCAGACCTACCCCGGCATTGAATTGAAGATTTCCGAACTGGGCGGGTTGTCGGTCGAACAGGCGGTGATGTCCGGCGAACTGGATCTGGCGATGACCGTGTTGCCCTTCGATTCGGCGCAGCCGCTGACCTTTCTGCCGCTGCTGGGCCACCCGATGTGCGTGGTGGCGCCGCGCACGCCGCAATGGCTCAACCGCACCCGCATCAATATCGCCGAATTGGCCGACAGCCCGATCCTGATTTATAACGAAGACTTTGCGCTGTACAAGATGCTGATGAAGGCGTTTCGCCAGGCCGGTTTTGAACCGCAAATCGCGGTGCGCAGCGGCCAATGGGACTTCCTCGCCTCGATGGTGCAGGCCGGCGTGGGCATCGCCATGCTGCCGGAGCCGGTTTGCCGCTGGCTGGACAAGGAAAACCTGGTCTGGCTGCCGCTGGAGCCGCGCATGGAGTGGAAAATCGGCCTGATCTGGCGCCAGGGCAGCTACTTGTCGCACAGCGCGCAGGCCTGGATCGCCTGCTGCCGCGACTACTGGCCGCCGCTCAAGTAG
- the fis gene encoding DNA-binding transcriptional regulator Fis, with protein sequence MFEQRVNSDVLTVSTVNSQDQVTQKPLRDSVKQALKNYFAQLNGQDVNDLYELVLAEVEQPLLDMVMQYTRGNQTRAALMMGINRGTLRKKLKKYGMN encoded by the coding sequence ATGTTCGAACAACGCGTAAATTCTGACGTACTGACCGTTTCTACCGTTAACTCACAAGATCAGGTGACTCAAAAGCCTCTGCGTGACTCGGTTAAACAAGCACTGAAGAACTATTTTGCTCAACTGAACGGTCAAGACGTAAATGACCTGTATGAGCTGGTACTGGCTGAAGTTGAACAGCCACTGTTGGACATGGTGATGCAATACACCCGTGGCAACCAGACCCGCGCAGCCCTGATGATGGGCATCAACCGCGGCACGCTGCGCAAGAAGCTGAAAAAATACGGCATGAACTGA
- a CDS encoding non-ribosomal peptide synthetase: protein MSAYSLTTVQQAVWLDQSLNPDIPLYNVGCLWRVEREISLPLFQEAIRQIQQQHDALQTTLKETPQGITQETCDRAYIDLHYHDFSQRQDAISLAETHLRSQFLQPYSLYDSLLWRCHLAKVSGSSTLWLLASHHLIADGTSISLLSKMIMERYKQLKAGIKNEAPRSRYQDFVISDRAYQQSPRYERDRDFWLKRFIDAPPSMLERRQNHCEQQTYPSHQIIKRLPRERFLQLEQCAAAQGGSAMHFFSALLATWFARIWQTDQFTLGVPVHNRSTAEHKQTLGMFSSMIPLRITVDSQQSFGHLLRQIGSELRQCYRHQRFPIAELNRQLNLHQQERRQLFDISFSLEVFPTDIELEGSQFKVENLHHGQEQLPLGVYLRHYHPGDDPLLEFNFNQAWFGQEDGERIAARILHLLNTLLDGDPALPLGQLPLLLPQERQQIFHQWNETRQTWADMPQGVHQFLERQAALTPEAPALCYEDHEISYQQLNQRANRLAAFLRLQGLQPDDRIAVCVNRSPDMVIALYAILKAGAAYVPLDPDYPQDRLRHMLQDCGARFVLIDNGGEHALHPLCDIAVPRLHLQRESHLWRQAPDGNPPPLASDPQRSLAYVIYTSGSTGKPKGVMNEHRGVINRLLWMQKAYTLTPDDVVLQKTPFSFDVSVWEFFWPMMVGARLAIAKPGGHQEPDYLSACIAQHGVTTLHFVPSMLQLFLRHGDMAQCASLKRIVCSGEALPLATVQRCLQQLPQAELHNLYGPTEAAVDVSSWQCLPDDPRPLVPIGKPIANTQLHILDDQLQPLPPGIAGELHIGGIQVARGYLNRAALSAERFIADPFSAEPQARLYKTGDLARWLPDGNIEYLGRNDFQVKIHGLRIELGEIEQQLRQCSGVEDAAILAREDESGGKRLVAYVIAPEQTAAAAEWRRQLQQHLPDFMVPSCFIRLDAFPLSPNGKLDRKALPAPANMQETAAYEAPQGELEQQLAELWSELLGTTRIGRDDDFFALGGHSLHAIQLLVKLKRHGHSLGIKTLFAHSTLRGQARILTDGVPATAPATSEPLQQLLTRLNQASFTFKQVERLNHAITPDSVWMIHPAVTGCDVYRDLANYLEKDFNVLGINNYNLFQQPHITSLRELAAYYLGHMRLSPARPVRLLGWSLGGLIALEMAAQLESQGYRDIQLFLLDTFYRTPFQIRSEPGMLAAMLAMLGIDGEAADRALKAEPTELTLAKQTLSAPLQHARITLFKATEDANLNITGLGDERELLAIADNGLSAICQHLQVHPLPCNHHSIIFSHEEIGRALRQSSRTPAMLGNLP from the coding sequence GTGTCCGCTTATTCCCTGACGACCGTGCAACAAGCCGTGTGGCTAGACCAATCTTTAAACCCCGATATCCCCTTATATAACGTTGGGTGTTTATGGCGCGTAGAGCGCGAGATTTCGCTACCGCTTTTTCAAGAAGCCATACGGCAAATACAGCAACAACATGATGCGTTGCAAACCACGCTGAAAGAAACGCCGCAAGGCATTACCCAGGAAACCTGCGACCGGGCCTATATCGACCTGCATTACCATGATTTTTCGCAGAGGCAAGATGCCATCAGCCTGGCAGAAACACACCTTCGTTCTCAATTCCTGCAGCCTTACTCACTGTATGACAGCCTGCTTTGGCGCTGCCACCTGGCCAAAGTCAGCGGATCCAGCACGCTATGGCTGCTTGCTTCCCATCATCTGATTGCGGACGGCACCTCAATTTCCCTGCTGAGCAAAATGATCATGGAGCGCTATAAACAATTAAAAGCAGGGATAAAAAACGAAGCCCCCCGCTCGCGTTACCAAGACTTCGTCATTAGCGATCGCGCCTATCAGCAGTCCCCACGCTACGAGCGCGATCGTGATTTCTGGTTGAAGCGTTTCATCGACGCGCCCCCCTCCATGCTGGAACGCCGCCAAAATCACTGTGAGCAACAAACCTACCCCAGCCATCAGATAATCAAGCGGTTGCCACGCGAGCGTTTCCTTCAGTTGGAACAATGCGCCGCCGCACAGGGCGGTTCTGCCATGCATTTTTTTAGCGCTTTGCTGGCCACCTGGTTCGCCCGGATTTGGCAAACCGATCAATTCACGCTGGGCGTGCCGGTACATAACCGCAGTACCGCCGAACATAAGCAAACTTTGGGCATGTTTTCCTCGATGATCCCACTGCGCATCACGGTCGATTCACAGCAGTCCTTCGGCCACTTACTGCGACAAATCGGCAGCGAGCTGCGCCAGTGTTATCGTCACCAGCGTTTTCCCATTGCCGAACTCAACCGCCAGTTGAACCTGCATCAGCAGGAGCGGCGCCAGCTGTTCGACATCAGCTTTTCGCTGGAGGTTTTTCCGACCGACATCGAACTGGAGGGCAGCCAGTTCAAAGTTGAAAACCTGCACCACGGTCAGGAACAGCTGCCCCTCGGCGTCTACCTGCGCCATTACCATCCGGGCGACGACCCGCTGCTGGAGTTCAACTTCAATCAGGCCTGGTTCGGTCAGGAAGACGGTGAACGCATCGCCGCCCGCATACTGCACCTGCTGAACACCCTACTGGACGGCGATCCGGCGCTGCCGCTGGGGCAGTTGCCGCTGCTGTTGCCGCAGGAAAGACAGCAAATCTTCCATCAATGGAATGAAACCCGACAAACATGGGCAGACATGCCGCAAGGCGTACATCAATTCCTGGAACGGCAGGCCGCGCTGACGCCAGAAGCGCCGGCGCTGTGCTACGAAGACCACGAGATCAGTTATCAACAGCTGAATCAGCGGGCGAATCGATTGGCTGCCTTTCTCAGGCTGCAGGGATTACAGCCTGACGATCGCATCGCGGTATGCGTCAACCGCAGCCCGGATATGGTGATTGCCCTGTACGCCATCCTGAAGGCGGGCGCCGCCTATGTACCGCTCGATCCCGACTATCCGCAAGACCGTCTGCGCCACATGCTGCAAGATTGCGGCGCCAGATTCGTTCTGATCGACAATGGCGGCGAACACGCGCTGCACCCGCTGTGCGATATCGCCGTGCCGCGATTGCATCTTCAGCGTGAGAGTCATCTGTGGCGGCAAGCGCCGGATGGCAACCCGCCGCCGCTGGCCTCCGATCCACAGCGCAGCCTGGCTTATGTGATTTACACCTCCGGCTCGACGGGGAAACCCAAAGGGGTGATGAACGAACACCGCGGGGTGATCAACCGACTACTGTGGATGCAAAAGGCGTATACACTGACGCCGGATGATGTCGTGCTGCAGAAAACGCCGTTCAGCTTCGACGTCTCTGTGTGGGAGTTTTTCTGGCCGATGATGGTCGGCGCCCGGCTGGCCATCGCCAAACCGGGCGGTCACCAGGAACCGGATTATCTCAGCGCCTGCATCGCACAACATGGCGTCACCACACTGCATTTCGTCCCCTCTATGCTGCAACTGTTTCTGCGCCACGGCGATATGGCGCAGTGCGCCTCCCTGAAACGCATCGTGTGCAGCGGCGAGGCGTTGCCGCTCGCTACGGTACAACGTTGCCTGCAGCAGTTGCCGCAGGCGGAACTGCACAATCTCTACGGCCCGACGGAAGCCGCCGTAGACGTTTCCAGTTGGCAATGCCTGCCCGATGATCCTCGCCCACTGGTACCGATCGGTAAACCGATCGCCAATACCCAGCTCCATATTCTGGATGACCAACTACAACCGTTACCGCCTGGCATCGCCGGCGAATTGCATATCGGTGGTATTCAGGTTGCCCGTGGTTATCTGAACCGCGCGGCGCTGAGCGCCGAGCGATTTATCGCCGACCCTTTCAGCGCCGAGCCGCAGGCTCGCCTGTATAAAACCGGCGATCTGGCCCGCTGGCTGCCGGATGGCAACATTGAGTATCTGGGCAGAAACGATTTCCAGGTCAAAATCCACGGCCTGCGCATTGAATTAGGTGAGATCGAGCAACAGCTCAGACAGTGTTCAGGGGTTGAAGACGCGGCCATTCTGGCGCGGGAAGACGAAAGCGGCGGCAAGCGCCTGGTCGCCTATGTCATCGCCCCAGAGCAAACGGCCGCCGCCGCCGAATGGCGTCGGCAATTGCAGCAACACCTGCCGGACTTTATGGTGCCGTCCTGTTTTATCCGGCTGGATGCTTTTCCGCTGTCGCCCAACGGCAAGCTGGATCGCAAAGCGTTACCGGCACCGGCCAACATGCAGGAAACCGCTGCTTATGAAGCCCCGCAAGGCGAGCTGGAACAGCAGTTGGCCGAACTGTGGAGCGAACTGCTGGGCACAACGCGCATTGGCCGCGACGATGATTTCTTCGCGCTGGGCGGCCATTCGCTGCACGCCATTCAACTGCTGGTTAAACTGAAGCGACACGGGCATTCGTTAGGCATTAAGACGCTGTTTGCTCACTCGACGCTGCGCGGCCAGGCCCGTATCCTCACCGACGGCGTGCCCGCAACGGCTCCAGCCACCTCCGAACCCCTGCAGCAGCTGTTGACGCGCCTGAATCAGGCCAGTTTTACCTTTAAACAGGTAGAGCGCCTGAACCACGCCATCACCCCCGACAGCGTTTGGATGATCCATCCCGCCGTCACCGGTTGCGATGTTTATCGCGATCTGGCGAACTATTTAGAAAAAGATTTCAATGTGTTAGGCATCAACAATTATAACCTGTTCCAACAGCCGCACATCACTTCGCTACGCGAGCTGGCGGCGTATTATCTCGGCCATATGCGGTTGTCGCCGGCGCGCCCCGTCCGTCTGTTGGGTTGGTCGCTAGGGGGCCTGATCGCGCTGGAGATGGCAGCTCAACTGGAAAGCCAAGGCTATCGCGATATCCAACTGTTCCTGCTTGATACCTTCTACCGAACCCCATTCCAGATCCGCAGCGAGCCGGGCATGCTGGCGGCGATGCTGGCCATGTTGGGTATTGACGGCGAGGCCGCCGACCGGGCATTAAAGGCCGAGCCGACGGAGCTGACATTGGCGAAACAAACGCTCAGCGCACCGTTGCAACATGCACGCATCACGCTGTTCAAGGCGACCGAAGATGCAAATCTGAATATCACCGGCCTGGGCGATGAGCGGGAGCTGCTGGCGATTGCCGACAATGGCCTGTCGGCAATCTGCCAGCATCTGCAGGTGCATCCGTTGCCCTGCAATCATCACTCTATTATCTTCAGCCACGAGGAGATAGGACGCGCCTTGCGCCAGTCATCGCGCACGCCGGCGATGCTCGGCAACCTTCCTTGA
- the lpxP gene encoding kdo(2)-lipid IV(A) palmitoleoyltransferase — MKSAKAFQLALLHPRYWLTWFGLALLFLLVQLPYPLLNRLGVWMGRTSMRFLKRRVTITRRNLELCFPEMDEAQRERKVVGNFESLGMGLLETGMAWFWSDKRVKRWFNVSGINHLKMAQRDDRGVLVIGVHFMSLELGGRAMGLCQPMMAMYRPHNNKAMEWAQTKGRMRSNKAMIDRKDLRGMVHALKRGEAVWFAPDQDYGPRGSVFAPLFAVDQAATTSGTFMLARMANPALVPVVLIRREGGRGYDLLIQPALEDYPLSDEQAAAAYMNKVIEKEIMRAPEQYMWLHRRFKTRPAGAPSLY, encoded by the coding sequence ATGAAATCAGCCAAAGCATTTCAACTGGCCTTGCTGCACCCGCGCTACTGGTTAACCTGGTTCGGCCTCGCCCTGCTGTTCCTGCTGGTCCAGCTCCCCTACCCGTTGCTCAATCGGCTGGGAGTGTGGATGGGGCGCACCTCGATGCGATTTCTCAAACGCCGCGTCACTATCACCCGTCGCAACCTCGAACTGTGCTTCCCCGAGATGGACGAAGCGCAGCGCGAGCGCAAGGTGGTGGGCAACTTCGAATCGCTCGGCATGGGCCTGTTGGAAACCGGCATGGCCTGGTTCTGGTCGGATAAACGCGTCAAACGCTGGTTCAACGTCTCCGGCATCAACCACCTCAAAATGGCGCAGCGCGACGATCGCGGCGTGCTGGTGATCGGCGTGCACTTCATGTCGCTGGAGCTGGGCGGCCGGGCAATGGGCCTGTGCCAGCCGATGATGGCGATGTACCGTCCGCACAACAATAAAGCGATGGAGTGGGCGCAGACCAAAGGCCGCATGCGTTCCAACAAGGCGATGATCGACCGCAAGGATCTGCGCGGCATGGTGCACGCGCTCAAGCGCGGCGAGGCGGTATGGTTCGCGCCGGATCAGGACTACGGCCCGCGCGGCAGCGTATTCGCGCCGCTGTTCGCCGTCGATCAGGCCGCCACCACCAGCGGCACCTTCATGCTGGCGCGCATGGCCAACCCGGCGCTGGTGCCGGTGGTGCTGATCCGCCGCGAAGGCGGCCGCGGCTACGACCTGCTGATCCAGCCGGCCCTGGAAGACTATCCGCTCAGCGACGAACAGGCGGCGGCGGCTTACATGAACAAAGTGATCGAGAAAGAGATCATGCGGGCGCCGGAGCAATACATGTGGCTGCACCGCCGCTTCAAAACCCGACCGGCTGGTGCGCCCTCGCTGTACTGA